DNA sequence from the Manis javanica isolate MJ-LG chromosome 15, MJ_LKY, whole genome shotgun sequence genome:
CATTTTCTTACCAACTAGGAAATGTGGGAGGCAAGCTGCATTTAGGGTGTTAAGTAGTTGTGATGACTGCTGCCACCATGGCAACCGAttgtttgaaggtttttttttttcaataagtctTAATGAGATCGTTACTTCCTAACATATCTCTGAATTCCAACCTTTCTTCAGCCAACCTCTTTCCACACCTGTAAACTTCAGGGGCCCCGCCCCTGTCTTTTCTACCCTAATCTAACCtactcaaaataaataattttcaagtgGTGGTGTCACCACGATCATTATTCGCTGAGCATCTGTTCATGCCAGGCACTCTGCATGCACAATACCTCTACCTCCCCTGTGAGGCAGACGTTATCTCCGTTTTCCATGTGAttacagtgtattttaatatTCAAGGAGGTCCCGTGATTTTGCCGTGTCCCTGGGAACCAGCATGGGAAAGATGTAAGATTTTGAATTCCTGTTTTCGGGCTCCAGGAACCTATGCCCTTTCCGCTCTGCCAAGCCCCCTCTCTCTCACCAACACTTTTGGACCCGATTGCCCACAGAAGCCACCAAGCAAACTACATCTTAAGCCTCCTCCAACCCATCCCCAAACTCCATATTTCTAAACACAACTGCCCATTCTTACTTCTGAGTATAAATCATTGTATGCACAATTTTTCTCTTCATCCCTGTGAAATACAATCTCTTTAATCCTTTAAGCTCCAATGTAATGATTATTTCCCCCCAGGAGGGCCTCCCTTGGCTTTCATACCGTCTGGTCATGGAGCCTGCAAcctgtctcctctcccttccttACCCTCCCTTCGATATAGCTTGATCTGCCATTAGTTCAGTTGGATTGTGCAAGGCAACTCTTGGCGTATTCGTTCATCTTTCAAATGGCTCATTTTTACTTTGGAGAGACAGTACATGGGGTCAGAACACTCACTGTGAATGTCCCACAGAATCCATCAGTGTgtatgaaaatgaattaaaagttcTTCCTACGCGAAAGAAATTTTATGGAACAATCTACCCTGGACTTTACATCCGGCTTTCAAATGATTGTTTGCCCAAAGATACAAGAGTTTTCAAAGATTAATATGGGAAGTTCATGTTTCTATAGAATTGGACTAAAGGAGGTTacccacacaaaaaaatttttttcagaaattcaaAACCTTTCTTATTTTAAGCTAAAATTACCCCTTCAAACATTTTAAGGATTTTGGttaaaaataactctaaaacACAGAGCACACTTCTCTATATTCTTAACCAGAATATATAGGCTATTTTTCCTCAGCTTGATAACTCAGAGTcatcattttgaatattaattagTGTTCGAGTCTGTAGAAAAATGTTGTTTTTAAGTTCCTGGGTCTTTGTTAGTGTTAGTTCTCTTTGATACAAAATGATTCTAGGTTGCTATTCTTTTTAGAATATTTGCTTCTTTTTGATATGTATTGTGTCTTTGCATCTGTCATTTATGGCTTCATTCCCAAAATCTACTGGTATTAGTTGCTTCATCTCCACATTCTACATGTGAGTTTTGACTTGCTGTAGATTGATATACCAAGTAAACATTCTTGTTAGAATTTTGTCTAAAGCAATGGTAAATAGGGGGCTGAATAGGAAATGATCTAGTCTGTCTCTGATATACATATGTGAGAATTTTGCTGCATGCCTTATTATATTTATGCGATATGTTCAGAGAACTTTCAGCCTATTGCCTGGTTCTTTGCTGCGCACTAGAGGGTTCATCTTATCGAGACCAAGCACTGCAGTGATCTGGGGCAGACAGAGAAGAGGCGGAGATTCAAACCCAAACCGTACCCTGGAGCTGCCCATCAACGCAGGGCCAGACTGGTGGCGGGTGCTGGGAATTAGTGGGCACTGGAGCTCAAGGACCGGTTCCCAGATGTAGATTCTGTTCTTACATCTATCATAGAACTCTTTTTTAAGGTCATACAGCCGTTGATGTTCGTGATGCTTATTTCTCACAATCATATCTTAAATCGCTTCCAGATTTAAAAAGCTGACAAGCAGAGGTGTTCACCTTAGAGCACATTCTGCCCTTCCCAGCAGGAAGGCGCCTTCAGTTCTTCGCAGTCCTATTTAGCCTAATGAAGAATCAAACTTCTGCAGTTATTTGTCTGCATCTTCTGCATTCCTTTTGACCACCCAGCTTACTCCAGTTTCCTTAAAATCCCTGAGCTCTTTGAAGAAGACGCGGTGGCGGCTGCGGCGGACCTGCGTTCCGCCGGCTCCTGCGCCCGACTCAGCGCTGTTCATTCACTCTTGCCGAGGAACAGGTGCTGGGTCCAGAAGACGCCGCAGCCATGGCTTTGAAAGATACTGGAAAGACACCCGTGGAGCCGGGAAACCCCAGCCAGATCAACCCTGATGCTGCATCCTTTCTCACCTAGCACATCGGCTGGAAATTTAAGTAATAGCCATTTTTTTATGACCACTTCTTCTTGAACTTGAAATTGAGCTCTCTGCACCAGTTGTTCCTTTGTGGTCTTTCCAAGGAGGCCCCACCAGTTCTGTAGCAAACAAGTTCTGAAGTGGCCTTTCCAGACACCTTCAATGTGTCTGTTCTGTATGTACTATTTAATCCTCATTATACTGGtgcttaaaattacaaaatattagaGTTAGCCAATAAACTAGTTCACTTTTTTGAGCATGCTCATGTTATACAAAAGACACTGAGGTCATGTGAGGTTAAGTTGGCTGCCCAAGGTTAAATTCCATGATTTTCTCAGGCAGATGGGAGATGTGGGTCAAAGAGAAATAGATTATTTTACATTAGTTTGATCCCAATAGACGCACCCTGGGTCTGCATTTCACAGTAGCTTCATTTGGGAACACCGAATTAGAATTACTCTGACCAGCCGCCATGTGAAGTCTTTGGAGAAGGTGTGCGCTGACTTGATAAGAGGTGCAAAGGAAAAGAACCTCAGAGTGAAAGGACCGGTTCAGATGCCTCCCAAGACTCTGAGAATCCCTACAAGGAAAAAACCTTGTGGTGAAGGTCCTAAAGCTTGGGatcattttcagatgaggatccCCAAGCCACTCATTGACCTGCACGGTCCTTCTGAGATGGTCAAGCAGATTACTTCCATCAGTACTCAGCCATGAGTCAAGGTTGGAGAAACCAATGCAGATGCTTAAATCAACCTTTTTACTAAATTGcttatcagttaaaaaaaaataaaaattcctgacTATGTGGAGTTAAAAAATCTAAGCAGACTTCTTACCACCATGGTAGGCAAAAAACCAACTGGTCTGCCACACAGAGCTGTGCAAAAAATGTCCTTTAATCATGCCCTTTGCTTCCAGTTTCTTCGGGCCAGTACTTCGGTCAACTCCTCAGTCACCCCGCTTATATCTCCCAGTCCCTGTTAATAACAGAGTCGAAGTGATGTTGCAGCTGGATCCATTTTAGAATCTTTGAGAGATCGGCCCAAACACGGCGAACTTCCTTTGAGCCAGTAAACCTGTGATACACCCGTAGAAGTAGCAAAATTACTTCCACAGACTGTTCAGTGTGTAAAACCACATCAGTCAGACCTGCAAAACACATCTTATTTACTAGTCAGTCCCTTTAGAGGTCTCCGTTTAGGTACTTTGCTCCGTTTGCATGTGGTACAGCACCTGTCAAATTCTGAGCATTTCACCTCTGGTGTCTCCTATTTCTTCCCCAGTTTCTCCATCACCACCTCACCATGTTTCTTGGTGGAACTTGGTATCTTGCTCTCCATTCATGAACGGATCTCTTAGTTTTTACCAGGTGGCAGCAAAGTATGCCTACTCATGGATGATCCCTGACGAAGGACAGGGCATCGCTGCCAGACAGAAAACCAGCCCGTGGGCTCGGCCTAAAGAAACACTTGGGAAAAGACATAAACAAGGAGAGAACAATCAGATAAAAATAACAGGATTCAGACTTATTTTCTTAGCCCTTTCCAGCctactctcttctttctcagcTGAGGTCCTTGGGGGCAGAATCACGCCGTGGCTGTCTTGGAGGCTACAGAACCTACCAGTGAGCCTAACAAATAATATCTGGTAATTTCTCGGCCATGAAAAGAGTGAATCCTTAGTAGGGGGATGCACTCTCCCTGTTTCTGCTCAGGCCTGTGCTGGTGGCACGTGGGTCGACAGCCATGCAACAGCCTAGAGGAGACCCAGCTGGATAcacctttgttttaaaataattacttcttACAAATTTTCTCGAGAAAAATAATCATTGCTCCccttgatacttttttttttcctctatccAGTTCTTACTGAGCCCCTGAGACGTGTTAGGCTCCGCTCCGTGTCACAGCAATACAGCAGCGAACAAAACAGGGCCCCTTATCTTGGGCCGGTCACTGCTAAATGCCTTGGGCTTTTTtgacattatctcatttcataaTTAAAACCACTGTGAAATGAGCGTTTTCCTCGtctgaaaataaagttttagagATTCGAAGCTTATTTAAATTTCCTAGGATCCACAACTAAAAAGTGGAAAACAGAAGTCAAACCCAGGATTAACAGACTCTAAAGTTAATGCTCTTCATTCAGAGCCTGTACTGCCTCTAGACCCTgaagaaatgtaaattacataAATCAGAACCTAAACTACAGAATAAGTCCCATAAATACTAAGTTTATCTCGAAGAATTTTTAAGAACCTAGCTCTACAGACCTGGGTGCATAGCAACTTATTTCTCCCAAAATCGAATCTACCACAAACTGTCTTACCGGGAACAATTTGATAAAATGCAGTATAAAACTTTTCAAGAAGCATCCTAAATGTGCATTGTTCACACTCATTTTCATGTGTCCACCATCTATGCAGCCATTAACAGCAAATATATCTATATCAGTGTTCTGTGGACAGTTGtactttataaatgaaatatagcAGGTCAGTTTTGAACCTAGATTAATAAGTAATCCTTTTGTTCCTTaaacaagtattttaaaaaatgcactgaGAGCCAGCTCTGTACCAGGCATTTCAGTAGGATGTAAAAATAAGGCAGAAAGAATCCTGCCCTCCTAGAGCTTATATATGGGAAttgggaaaacaaaaaatgaatttgaaagataatttctAATGATGATGAGGACTCTAATTTCTACGAGGAAACTGTGAAGGATTGGTGAGTGTGCTAAGCCTGGAAAGGGAGAAGGCCTTGCTGCAGAGATGCTGCTCGAGCTAAATTCTGCATGGTGAGGAGTCAGCCAtgtaaagagaaaagagaaaaaaagaaaatgcaatggCCAAAGGGAGGaacaaacttcatttttttttaaataacagagtTAAAAGTTTTTCTGTCTGCATCAGAGTGACCTGGGTGGGAGGCAAGAGATAAAAAGAGATAGGTAGGGCCCAGATCACACAGGGCCTTAACATGCAGTGTCCAAAGACATATTTAAGAATTGAGGGGGACATTTTTAATCGTTACACCAGCACCATAGGTGTGAATCCAGAATTTCCCAGAGACACCAGGATTTATAGTTACCCTACTTACATGCCAGGGTTAAGAGTCTGAGTTTTATTCCAGTATAGTTGTTTTCAGCTGgagagtgaaataatttgatttgcatttcataaGTGATCATTGGCTGCTTCTGAGATTGGAGATCAGTTTTAGAGACTAATGAAGCAATCCTGGCAAGAAGTGATAGTGGCTTGAATGGTAGCAATAGAGCTGAAAAGAAAGCCACTGATTTGGGATAGATTTTGTACGTAGTGTAGACAAGACATGGGCTGGATGTgtagggggagggaaggagaaaacaaaatgtgaCTCCTCACGATTTTGGCTCCAGCATCTGGATGAATTTTGATGCCATTAGCTGATTTGGGAAAAATTTTTACCAAAGAATTGGTCTGGGGACATGATCAGGAATGCGCGGAATCAGCAGTCTGGTTTTGAGTGTACAGAGTTTGAGACTCCTGTTAGAGATACAAATGGAGccacctaggtgtccatcagcagaggaatggataaagaagaggcggCACAtctacacaatgggatattattcagccatacgaagaaaacaaatcctaccatttgcaacaacatggatggagctggagggtattatgctcagtgaaataagccaggcggagaaagacaagcaccaaatgatttcactcatttgtggagcataacagcaaagcaaaatctaaaggaacaaaacagcagcagactcacagaacccaagaatggactaacagttaccaaagggaaagggactggggaggaggatgggtaggaagggagggaaaaggtggaataaggggcattacgattagcacacataatgtgggggggctcacagggaaggcagtatagcatagagaagacaagtagtgattctatagcatcttactacgctgatggacagagactataatggggtatgtggtgggacatgataatagggggagtctagtaaccataatgttgctcatgtaactgtacattaatgataccaaaattaagaaaaaaaaagaaatacaaatggttatGTCGAATGAGCAGCTGGGCTATGCTCTCCTTTCTTACTCTGTTTAGAGCTGCTTACTTGTAATGTTATCTGTATTCTTAAAACAGTTTAAAGTGACATTCAAACAATCTATTGAAGTGATTTTTCACTCAACAGCTTCAATTATATTTTGTCTTCACTATCTGATGTTTAACATTGCTAACACTACCGATTGCCTTTCTAGGAAAGCATAGACCTCGGTGAAATCATGTTTTCCCTGTGTTATTTGCCAACTGCTGGACGCATGACATTGACAGTCATCAAGTGCAGAAATCTGAAGGCCATGGACATCACTGGCTCATCAGGTATGGACGCAACTGGCTAGTGGGGGGGAGGATACCTTCCCAGATAAAATATTCCATGGATCCAAAATTATATACGGCTATTAAATTATTGTTGAGTTCATTTGTCTgcagtgggaaaaaaagaaagtagaaaaagagctCCAAATCACCTCTTTGATTATGTTATCAGTATGAAAATTTTTTAAGATGTTATCAAATAGATTGACTCTGAActtgggattttatttttatctctttctctacTGATTTAGTTCTCTCTCAAAGATAtgtaatttaccattttaattcaCTACTTCCAGCTGGTCAGTTGCTTATAAAGGAAGATTCTTGGACTTCAAGCTACTCACTTAgaacttgcatttttctgtgagtAAAAGCCGTATGAGGACCTCCGTAGGCTGAATTTATCTCCCTCACCTGATGTGCAAACAAGTTTCCAAGACcctattttcatttgcattcttaATACCCTTCTGAATAAAAGTTTGGGCAACCGGAAGggactggaagaaataattaagtaaatgaatattttttgaagttttcctAAAGacattcttgaaggaaatttCCCTTGTGCTAACTTGGATGAAGAGGTAAAAGTACATCATGCTCTTTTATCCCTTCATTTAAATCACTGCAGTCTGGAGGGTTGTTCATAACTTAATATGTGAACCTTGGCACAGGTCTGTAGAAGGAAGAATGGTAAGAACAGATTACGGAAGTTAGGAAGCATTcattaaattaaacaaataagaaataatagtGGACATCGGTAAAGGATGACATGGGGAAGGAATTTATAGCTTTTTGGTTCAGAGCACAGAAACTAAATTTGCACTACAAAAGGTATGAAGTCCTAGTGTAGAAAGAGTTCCAGGATATTCTAAGTGAATAAGAAAACTAGGTGCAAAAATAAATACGGGAATCATGCTCTCTTCTATGTAAGAAAGGGGAATCTTAGAATATATATTCATGTCACTAATATTTGCATAAAGAAATACTGCGGTGGTGCACAAAACTAAGGGGTGGAGAGGTACACGGACAGACGCAACAGGGGCTCCTCATTGTACATCTTTCTCATCCTCATTTTTAAGCTATGTTATGAATTACCCATTCATTTCTTAAAGTTTGGAACATGTAGTTGATATATAAAGGTAGAAAGAAAGTCAGTCGGTTCCACACTTACTTTGGTAAAAATATCTCAggtcaataaatgttgaaaaatttAAGATAAACAGCAGACTCTGCAAATAATTGTTTATTCTGCTCATTCTACCCTATGTCAAAGAGGTCATATTTAAGAGAGGTAAACAGCATGAAAGTTGTAATTAAGTACAAGATCACTTTTTATTTACATGAAGCTTGTCATCAAGGAGTGCTGCTTGGAAAACAGCTCCTCTCTCAGAAGCTTTCTCAGAACAGGTTTGTGAATCAACTGCGGATCCAGTGAATCATCCTTGTCACTAGTAGAGAAAGGCTGTCAGGGACAAAATGGGGGGGCCAAGGGTAAATCAGGCCTCACTCCCATTATTAAAGAGAGGCCTAGGCAGCTCTGCCCTGGCTCCTGATAGACTAGTGGGCTCTCTCTATTGTATTAAAAATGATAAGATCAAGTTCATTCTTTTGTAGTTCTTTCAAGataaattctttcatttaaagGAAGACATCTTAGAGAATCTACTGCCCCCAAGTAAGTCTTTGAATTTAAAGTTGGTAATATGAAAGGGCCTACTACACCCTTCTCTTATTTACATATAATTAACTACAGCCTTGTTTATGCTCTGTGCTGTTACATTCGTTTTCATGAAATTACCTTCCCACTCCCAGATCCTTATGTCAAAGTGTCTCTGATGTGTGAGGGTCGaagattaaaaaagagaaaaacaactacGAAGAAAAACACCTTGAACCCTGTGTACAACGAGGCCATTATTTTTGACATCCCTCCGGAGAATGTGGACCAGGTCAGCCTCTCCATCGCGGTCATGGATTACGATAGGTACGTGTGTGTCCCTGAAGAGCGGCAGCACATGTAGTCAGACGCAGACCGGTTATGCTACAACAGCGGTGAAGTTAAGTTGGAGGACAGAAAAATTACTCATTCAAAATCCATTTGTTCCCATGTTacaatgtttccttttttcttctccaaatgAGGTCGTTCATAAGTTGAAGGGCAGGACCTCTGGGGCTGGTGAAAGCGTGGGGCAGAAGGAATACAGAATCCATTACAGAAAACAGTGTTGGGAAGCTCCAATCCGTGGAGTTTGTTTTCCCAACGGGGCTAGGATATGAATACCACGATTCTTGCCCAAACGCTCCCAATAACTAGCTGTGTGGAAAGGCAACTTATCTAAAGCCTTTGGGATTCACTTTTCCCATTTGGAAAGTGTTAGCATAATACGAACCATGGTCAGTGAGTAGTAAGAGTGGAAAGTGAATAGTGGCCATAGGGGTACAACCTGGATGCTTTCCTATCCGTCTTAAGACATTGCTCTGTGGACAGATCTTCCAGCTCACACACTCGAGTCACTTCtccattcataaaataaattgcaCACCCCAAGAGCAGTTCTGAAGCTTCCTGCTGCCACTCCTCCCTTCACCCTCCTTCTCTACGCTTGTCAGGAAGGTCACCCTGTGGATCCCAGCCCGCCCACACTATGCAGCTCTGCTCAAGTCACCACTTCTCCATCTTCCTCGGCTGCACCCCCTCTTTCTCTGAATGGTTGGCCCATTACAAGTTCTTATCTCTTGTTTGCCCATTGCTACATACAGACTTCCTTAGTTGTTtcgttttttatatttataaacttttataaatataaatatttataaaagaaatactatATGCTGCACTCACTTGATTGTCTACAGTATGTTGACAGTGCCTTACAACATTAATGCTGCTCTAAGGGTAACACAAATGGTACGGAACACACAGGTGCAAACACTCAAAAAGAGCGTCCACTTTATGACACCATGAAAATAATGGTGACTAGGACCCTGTAATCTAGAGAAATTAATGTGTTTTCCTCTGGCTCAGAGCTAGCAAAATGGGACACTGAAAGATATATTGATTTGTACCATCTGTTTGAAATTGGTTTATATCACAGTTTACAAGAAAAGCTATTACTgttgagaaggagagagagaaatcttGAATTAGTTGAAATTACTAACTCTAAAAATGTAATGTATTTATTCAAAGCCCTTGTCCTGCTTTATCAAAAGATTGCTCCTATTAATTTCTCATAGCAATGATTGCAGCCGGTATAGCTGAGCAAATGGCACCAGGCAGTTGTAGGGAAATGGGTCCTGACAGTATATAGAAcacaacaattttttttaaatatttctaaaaatatgctAGTTTAGGAAACTTCATATTGAAGAAAATGACCTAAACATACATATCTACATCAGtgacaggaagaaggaaatgaaatgtcCCAAAGCCATCTCTAAAGTCTCCTCAGAGATGTCTGTCAAAAATAACCCTCTAGAAATACCTGTAAGTTGCATTCTGTTTTTGAGAAGTAACCTTCCACCTGTACATGTGACTCAACTGTcttggttcaaatcctgcctctatTTCTTACTAAGTGTGTAAAGGCAGGCAGCTCCCTTAACTTCCGGATGGGCAgcttcttatctgtaaaataagttgATGATGATAATAGTCATAGTCATGGTGTGAGAATCAAGTGATTGAGTACACTTGAGTTATTttaaacagtgtctggcacatgataaactctcaaaaatattaactatcattattattttgatttgttgCTGTGAAAACAGAACATGAGCAGAAAATAGGAATGTTGTTTGCATGCTGTGGTGCTGGCGCAGCAGCAAATCAGATGCCATGGTACTGAGCTCAGCGCTGCCTGTTTAATTGGGTGCAAGCAGAGATGTGCGCTGCCATATCATTAAGAGTCGATTAAACATGGTGATTTATATAAGCAAGTGGGTACTGAGCTCTTGGTGAGAAATCTAAGCATGATAAAACATTAAGCCTCATGGAAAGCATGAGGTTTGATTTACGCCATTTAACATTAATAGGACTGCTTGCAAGGAAGGAACTCACCATATAGGTAAGGCCCAGCTGGCGTTTCTCATTCACACCACTTTTCTTATGGTGACGTGTGCTCAAGTTACGGGGCACTAAAATGGTTTGAGTGTGCTCCCTTTACAAATTCCTATGTGAACGCCGATCCTGTTTAGTAAGTTTTTGTTTACTTAAGATTTTCCATTTGATCTGGAATAGTTTAATCTGAAAAATCATTTAGAACCTGACCCAAAATCTAATGTTCTAATCATATGTTTAAAATTATACTCAGATGTGTGAAATTCCATTTATCTGTGAATGTTGGAATAAaagcataatattctccaaatCACAGGGTAGGACACAATGAGGTCATCGGGATTTGTAGAACAGGACTGGACGCTGAGGGTCTCGGGCGAGACCACTGGAACGAAATGCTGGCCTATCACCGAAAACCAATCACTCATTGGCACCCCTTGCTGGAGGTAACTCTGGGATTGACATTTACTATCTTTTTACGTTATTTACCtgctaacatttcttgagcattttatatatttacctatttttaaaaaagaaatggatattgtttctgtttttgtctcACAGACTCTAATCATCCAGTATTCAAAGTTGTGTGTGCCTTGGAGATTAAAGACCACTAAACTTTCTAGTTTGATAGTCCTTTGGACTGTAAGCCCATTAGAACTTCAAGTCTATTATTTTCTCTGCACAGCCTGAAAATTTCCATCAACGGGTGGTGGAGAAATTGAGTTAAATTCATTACTAACTGGGAACTTCGGTGTCTCTCTTTTCTGAAAACAGCCACCTCACCTGAACTTCCCCCAGAATCCCCCAGGAGAAGTGGCCACCACCTGATACAGTTCATCTGTGTAAGGTGGCAGGTATATATCTCCCCCTTCTCTGGTCAGGAAGTAGGTGctcacaaatttttttaaatatgagggTGTCAGCTTGCCAGAGTTAAAAGCTGATGACTTACATATGGGAGATCCCTTTGGACAAGTTCTTATAACCACTCCATATTTTGGTTACTCTGTAAAAATAGTAAATGCATAGggtaaaactaaataaaatgctgaatatTAAGTGCTTCACACAGAGTATGGCACAGTGGTAGCTCTGATTACAGCTAATATTTATAGTTATATGAACCAGAAGAAGTATCAACACCCATTTCTATCAGGATTTTTCGCTGTGAAGTTGTCTATCTACGCAATAACTGAGTGTGTATTCCACCCACTAGAAGAAATGGTTTTCTTTCCAAAAACATTGCTGGAGCCACGGAAGAGTCACAGAGTCATTATATGACCTGATTAATTGAGAGGTAATGCTGGTTCCCACAAGGATGTGTGGTACATGGTGGAATTTATGCAACTCAGTAAGAATCGATGGTGTTTTACCATCTCTCCATGGGTCAGATTTTGCTTCTTGTCCTAGCACAAGGCTCTTTGCTTAACTAAATGTCAGTAGGCCCAGGTTCTATGCTCAGCATAGTCACAAAATATGACCTTGGCTGTGATACTCGGAACATTACAGGGAACCTTTGATGACTATCTCATGCTCAGATGACAGAGGTAAACTGTCATCATTAGATATCTGTGTATATACAGTTACGCTCCAAATCTGTACCTCACTTCATCATTTAATGTAAATcacaaaagacacacacacacacacaaatgcacattcACGCGGCTCCATCCCCTAGAGAGCTTCGTAAGTATAAGCAGGTGCGTTCTCTGAATAGCTCAACGAGTCTCTGGAAGGTTGTGTTTCATTTTGGTGATGTGTATTGTCCAAAGTCTAAACTTATTATACAACTGCTATCCCTGCCCTAGTTctcatctttgtttttatttctccataattaatgaaaa
Encoded proteins:
- the LOC108386736 gene encoding small ribosomal subunit protein uS10-like, which translates into the protein MALKDTGKTPVDSFIWEHRIRITLTSRHVKSLEKVCADLIRGAKEKNLRVKGPVQMPPKTLRIPTRKKPCGEGPKAWDHFQMRIPKPLIDLHGPSEMVKQITSISTQP